Proteins from one Corticium candelabrum chromosome 4, ooCorCand1.1, whole genome shotgun sequence genomic window:
- the LOC134178053 gene encoding E3 ubiquitin-protein ligase RNF114-like: MTFNCPYCEKRRLDCGGLLAHLNEKHATERTAAVCPVCAAMPWGNAHQKSSNLIKHFNLRHKFEYDTYVEFERDEGESLRAAIAKSLEDQ, from the exons ATGACATTTAATTGTCCGTATTGTGAGAAACGTAGACTTGACTGTGGAGGGCTGCTTGCACATCTAAACGAGAAGCATGCCACAGAAAGAACAGCAGCT GTGTGTCCAGTGTGCGCAGCTATGCCTTGGGGAAACGCACACCAGAAGAGTAGCAACTTAATCAAACATTTTAACCTTAGACACAAGTTTGAATATGACACTTATGTG GAATTTGAACGAGATGAAGGAGAAAGTTTGAGAGCAGCTATCGCCAAATCCTTGGAAGATCAGTAG